In Aegilops tauschii subsp. strangulata cultivar AL8/78 chromosome 3, Aet v6.0, whole genome shotgun sequence, one genomic interval encodes:
- the LOC109757362 gene encoding pentatricopeptide repeat-containing protein At1g10910, chloroplastic, translated as MEAASLPLATSRFLSPPAAAASCSRTRSLPFVRAANQALEARKVPKAQRPSPRRNAVAEVKAAPDPVAALTRLEDVLQTQDCNIILRHYGEIRRWDVLSKVFGWMQEHDMLNIASYSSYFKYLGLSRNAAKALQVYGSIQDQSTRVTVSICNSLLGCLVKNGRSDSTFKLYDEMIRGGLSPDLFTYSTLLSGCMKLKHGYAKAMELINELNSRGLQMDSVIYGTLLAICASHNYCEEAEAYFKKLKDEGHSPNLFHYSSLLNAYSVNSYYEKAELLMKDLRSSGLTPNKVILITLLKVYSKGGLFEKAKELLTELEASGFAQDEMAYCILIDALAKGGKIWEATMVFNEMKGKGVKSDGYAFSIMISALHRGGYREEAKKLAKEFEDQNATYDLVMLNTSLRAYCNTYDTESVMRMLKKMDELNISPDDITFNTLIRYFCKAKVYHLAYKTIVDMHTKGHQLNEELCSEIMVQLGEAGFPSEAFSVYNMMRYSKRTVCKSLHEKVLGILVPAGLLKDAYIVIKDNGESISPRSLEKFATQFMISGNINLINDVMKSLNHSGWRISQETFGRAIQRYIQKPDKKQLLLCLLDWMTGQGYSVDSSSRNLLLKNAQLFGQKQLIAEILSKQQAASRITNKLID; from the exons ATGGAAGCCGCGTCCTTGCCGCTCGCCACCTCCCGCTTCCTCTCCCCGCCAGCGGCTGCGGCGTCCTGCTCCCGCACGAGGAGCCTCCCTTTCGTCCGCGCCGCCAATCAGGCACTGGAAGCACGTAAAGTCCCCAAAGCCCAGCGGCCGTCCCCCCGGCGCAACGCCGTCGCTGAGGTCAAGGCCGCCCCCGACCCCGTCGCCGCCCTAACCAG GCTCGAGGATGTGTTGCAGACACAGGACTGCAACATAATCTTGCGCCACTATGGAGAAATCAGGCGATGGGATGTGCTTTCTAAG GTCTTCGGGTGGATGCAGGAGCATGACATGCTCAACATTGCGTCTTACAGCAGCTATTTCAAGTACCTGGGGTTGAGCCGTAATGCTGCGAAAGCTCTGCAAGTGTACGGTTCCATTCAGGACCAGTCGACCAGAGTCACTGTTTCTATTTGTAATTCTCTTCTCGGGTGCTTGGTGAAGAACGGGAGGTCCGACAGCACCTTCAAGCTTTATGATGAGATGATACGAGGAGGTCTATCACCTGATCTCTTCACCTACAGTACT CTGCTGTCAGGGTGCATGAAGTTGAAGCACGGCTACGCTAAGGCAATGGAGTTGATCAATGAGCTCAACTCACGCGGTCTTCAGATGGATAGTGTAATATATGGTACCCTCTTGGCAATATGTGCATCTCATAACTACTGCGAGGAAGCTGAGGCATACTTCAAGAAATTGAAGGATGAAGGCCATAGTCCTAATCTGTTTCACTACAGTTCCCTGTTGAATGCGTATTCAGTAAATTCTTATTATGAAAAAGCTGAGCTGTTGATGAAAGATTTGAGGTCTTCTGGTTTAACACCAAATAAG GTTATACTGATCACTTTGTTGAAGGTATATTCTAAAGGTGGTCTGTTTGAGAAGGCTAAGGAGTTGCTAACTGAATTGGAAGCCTCAGGCTTTGCACAGGATGAG ATGGCATATTGCATATTGATTGATGCACTTGCCAAAGGAGGAAAGATATGGGAAGCAACAATGGTGTTTAATGAAATGAAAGGAAAAGGTGTCAAGTCTG ATGGCTATGCATTTAGTATCATGATTTCAGCATTGCATCGAGGTGGTTATCGTGAAGAAGCAAAAAAGCTTGCAAAAGAATTTGAGGATCAGAATGCCACATATGATCTTGTTATGCTTAACACATCACTTCGTGCTTACTGCAATACATATGATACGGAAAGTGTAATGagaatgctgaagaaaatggatgAGTTGAATATATCACCTGATGATATCACATTTAATACCTTAATAAGGTACTTCTGCAAGGCAAAGGTCTATCACCTAGCATACAAGACGATTGTAGATATGCATACGAAAGGCCATCAACTGAACGAG GAGCTTTGTTCTGAGATAATGGTGCAGCTAGGAGAAGCAGGTTTTCCTTCTGAAGCGTTTTCTGTGTATAATATGATGAGATATAGTAAGAGAACAGTTTGTAAATCTCTTCATGAGAAGGTTTTAGGCATCTTAGTTCCAGCAGGACTTCTGAAGGATGCCTATATAGTTATTAAG GACAATGGAGAGTCGATATCTCCACGCTCTTTGGAGAAATTTGCTACACAATTCATGATCTCTGGCAACATAAATTTGATTAACGATGTTATGAAATCCCTAAACCATTCAGGATGGCGTATAAGCCAG GAAACCTTTGGTAGAGCAATTCAGCGATACATCCAGAAGCCCGATAAGAAGCAACTATTGTTATGCCTCTTGGACTGGATGACTGGTCAAGGCTATTCTGTGGACTCATCATCAAGGAACTTGCTTTTGAAAAATGCACAACTCTTTGGCCAAAAACAACTGATAGCAGAAATCCTTTCAAAGCAGCAAGCAGCTTCAAGGATAACAAATAAGCTCATTGATTAA